From one bacterium genomic stretch:
- a CDS encoding glycosyltransferase — MPKVSIITASYNYENFISEAIESVLSQTFKDWELIIVDDGSNDDSIEVIGQYVQKHPNISLFTHFNNENKGLNETIKLGLEKSSGEYIAFLESDDFWENNYLKTKIDIFAQNPEAKLVFNNINIFGCENETVNAKKRLINPVNAINQSYHWPKDLSHVFLVSTIIPTFSCVMVEKNALQECNFNLAFDAWLDSCLWAQIAFKHKLYYTDEKLTHWRIHSDSYTNSVINKKNKSKNINNFFCSLLELFKKTDLQKYTSTLFKACVYKMINCKVRQLESGKDNFIEAIKDKKVYLYGAGSFAEEVLEYCNALKLNIAGFIDGDKTKSQQNTGKYKIFCKDDIATLKPDVIIISVQNWESCYFELLTYLIEKDLKIMPVSNFFELLRYKTLLNEDNLELLNQENIESLEKLYFSI, encoded by the coding sequence ATGCCAAAGGTAAGCATAATAACAGCAAGTTATAATTATGAAAACTTTATATCAGAAGCGATTGAGTCTGTTCTTTCTCAAACTTTTAAAGACTGGGAATTAATTATTGTTGATGACGGTTCGAACGATGATTCCATTGAAGTTATCGGTCAATATGTACAAAAACACCCTAATATTTCCCTTTTTACTCATTTTAACAATGAAAACAAAGGACTAAACGAAACAATAAAGCTTGGTCTTGAAAAATCTTCAGGAGAATATATAGCTTTTCTTGAAAGCGATGATTTTTGGGAAAATAATTATCTGAAAACAAAAATTGATATTTTCGCCCAAAATCCCGAGGCAAAACTTGTTTTTAACAATATAAATATTTTTGGCTGCGAAAATGAAACAGTTAATGCTAAAAAGCGTTTAATAAACCCTGTCAATGCCATAAATCAAAGCTATCACTGGCCAAAAGACTTATCTCATGTTTTTTTAGTGAGTACAATAATCCCTACGTTTTCCTGTGTTATGGTTGAAAAAAATGCTCTGCAAGAATGTAATTTTAATCTTGCTTTTGATGCATGGCTCGATTCGTGTTTGTGGGCGCAAATCGCTTTTAAGCACAAGTTGTATTACACAGATGAAAAACTTACACACTGGCGAATACATTCCGACAGTTACACAAATTCAGTTATTAACAAAAAAAATAAAAGTAAAAATATAAATAATTTTTTCTGTTCGCTTTTAGAACTTTTTAAAAAAACTGATCTTCAAAAATACACTTCAACTTTATTCAAAGCCTGCGTTTATAAAATGATAAATTGTAAAGTTAGGCAGCTTGAATCAGGCAAAGATAATTTTATTGAAGCAATCAAAGATAAAAAAGTTTATTTATATGGCGCAGGTTCTTTTGCAGAAGAAGTTCTGGAATATTGTAATGCCTTAAAATTAAATATTGCAGGTTTTATTGACGGAGATAAAACTAAATCACAACAAAACACAGGTAAATATAAAATATTTTGCAAAGACGATATTGCGACACTAAAACCTGATGTAATAATTATTAGCGTCCAAAACTGGGAATCTTGTTATTTTGAACTACTTACATATTTGATTGAAAAAGATTTAAAAATAATGCCGGTTTCAAACTTTTTTGAGTTACTTCGCTACAAAACCCTGCTTAATGAGGACAATCTGGAATTGCTTAATCAGGAAAATATAGAATCATTAGAAAAACTTTATTTCTCAATTTAA